The following proteins are co-located in the Gordonia polyisoprenivorans genome:
- a CDS encoding TIGR03084 family metal-binding protein, with amino-acid sequence MSLVQEVVADLAAASAELDDLVADLDGQAFSTPTPAPGWTIAHQIAHLGWTDEVAAVAATDPAAFAEIAREAMKDPAGFVDAAAEQGAQMSPADLLAHWRTARESLERALLAVPEGTKIPWFGPPMSATSMATARLMETWAHGLDVADALGVRLAPTDRIKAVVHIGVRTRDFAYVVNGRTPPATPFRFEITAPSGALWTWGPADATDVVRGPAVDFCELVTQRRAPADLDLEIVGDNAREWSTIAQCFAGPPGAGREPSVPPLPRRKVDR; translated from the coding sequence ATGTCGCTCGTGCAAGAGGTCGTCGCCGACCTCGCCGCCGCCTCTGCCGAACTCGATGACCTGGTCGCCGACCTCGATGGCCAGGCCTTCTCGACCCCCACACCCGCGCCCGGGTGGACCATCGCCCACCAGATCGCGCATCTGGGGTGGACCGATGAGGTGGCCGCGGTCGCCGCCACCGATCCGGCGGCGTTCGCCGAGATCGCCCGCGAGGCGATGAAGGATCCAGCCGGCTTCGTCGACGCGGCCGCGGAGCAGGGGGCGCAGATGTCTCCCGCCGACCTCCTCGCGCACTGGCGGACGGCACGTGAGTCGCTGGAGCGCGCGCTGCTCGCGGTGCCCGAGGGGACGAAGATCCCGTGGTTCGGCCCGCCCATGTCGGCGACCTCGATGGCCACCGCTCGGCTGATGGAGACGTGGGCGCACGGCCTCGACGTCGCCGATGCGCTCGGCGTGCGCCTTGCGCCCACCGACCGCATCAAGGCGGTCGTGCACATCGGGGTACGCACTCGCGATTTCGCCTATGTCGTCAACGGGAGAACGCCTCCGGCCACACCGTTCCGCTTCGAGATCACCGCTCCGTCGGGGGCGCTGTGGACATGGGGGCCCGCCGACGCCACCGATGTGGTGCGCGGCCCGGCCGTCGACTTCTGTGAACTGGTCACCCAGCGTCGTGCCCCGGCCGACCTCGACCTCGAGATCGTCGGTGACAACGCCCGTGAATGGTCCACGATCGCACAATGTTTCGCCGGGCCGCCCGGCGCCGGGCGGGAGCCCTCGGTGCCCCCGCTCCCTCGACGGAAGGTCGATAGATGA
- a CDS encoding PaaI family thioesterase, whose amino-acid sequence MTDLSPSSTTVHDPLSVFHVGNLTVSGTQVSAQQQLCARFADHRGRIDLPAFGVLFDHIGGIPFHLAGARSGALSMQARLTMSTLGHVDVDDRLTCDAETAMHDDHTGVTPVQIRTESGRLCCIGTARNMRVGRASTDGTTETPLHDVPNCADAHGVRLPEAIPPTLDGRDVVAQISARVRDAGPLTTLLNGGVDLVGDDGAVRFTATTEPWMGNLFGTMHGGVIATIVGQAFSFAGQALTPAGGEYRVADMSVGFFRSPAVHGGDVIVEVTPVKTGRRVAAFAARMTAHDGLLLCEGVADVHFR is encoded by the coding sequence ATGACCGATCTGTCACCCAGCTCCACGACGGTTCACGACCCGCTGTCGGTGTTTCATGTCGGCAACCTGACGGTGTCCGGAACCCAGGTGAGCGCGCAACAACAACTGTGCGCACGGTTCGCCGACCACCGGGGCCGGATCGACCTCCCGGCGTTCGGGGTCCTGTTCGACCACATCGGCGGAATCCCCTTCCACCTCGCGGGCGCGCGGTCCGGCGCGCTGAGCATGCAGGCGCGGCTGACCATGTCGACACTCGGCCACGTCGACGTCGACGACCGACTCACCTGCGACGCGGAGACCGCGATGCACGACGATCACACCGGCGTGACCCCGGTGCAGATCCGGACCGAGTCCGGCCGGCTGTGCTGTATCGGGACGGCACGGAACATGCGCGTCGGGCGGGCGTCCACCGACGGCACGACCGAAACCCCGCTGCACGACGTCCCTAATTGCGCTGACGCCCACGGCGTTCGACTTCCGGAGGCAATACCACCCACACTCGACGGGCGCGACGTGGTTGCCCAGATCTCTGCCCGGGTGCGCGACGCCGGCCCGCTGACCACCCTGCTCAACGGTGGCGTCGATCTCGTCGGCGACGACGGCGCCGTTCGGTTCACGGCGACCACCGAGCCATGGATGGGCAATCTCTTCGGCACGATGCACGGCGGCGTCATCGCCACCATCGTCGGACAGGCCTTCTCGTTCGCCGGACAGGCGCTGACCCCGGCCGGCGGCGAGTATCGCGTCGCCGACATGTCGGTCGGGTTCTTCCGGTCACCCGCGGTGCACGGCGGGGACGTCATCGTCGAGGTGACCCCGGTCAAGACGGGGCGTCGCGTCGCAGCCTTCGCCGCACGCATGACCGCACACGACGGATTGTTGCTTTGCGAGGGCGTCGCCGACGTCCACTTCCGCTGA
- the fadD1 gene encoding fatty-acid--CoA ligase FadD1, with amino-acid sequence MAETVTQLLLERADDDNVAIIDDHIRRTWRDHIADARRMASAVLSLADPQRPMHVGTLLGNTPTMLTALAAGALGGYVTAGINNTRRGEALAGDIVRADCQILLTDAEHRDLLTGLELPGVTVLDTSGEEWTRRADAAGELVPYSTPGAMDPFMLIFTSGTSGNPKPVRLAHMLIPFAGPPLVDKFGITSDDICYLSMPLFHSAALLGGYSVAASAGAAIVPARFSASTFLDDVRRHGVTFMNYVGKPLAYILATPERPDDADNPLRAAFGNEATDQDIADFARRFDCSVWDGYGSSELAIIVTREPGTPTGSIGKGFPGVAVYDPATTTECARARFDAGGALINADEAIGELVNTSGAGMFTGYYNDEATTGERLRDGMYWSGDLAYKDDNDWIYLAGRTGDWMRVDGENMTAGPIERVLQRIPGISQVAVYGVPDDRVGDAVMAAIVLDDDATIDPDEFATALAAQPDLSPKAWPRYVRIAATLPTTATNKIVKRQLKSEGAVPGDGTLWVRPARAHSYHVSTATPTPA; translated from the coding sequence ATGGCCGAGACCGTGACCCAGCTCCTCCTCGAACGCGCCGACGACGACAATGTCGCCATCATCGACGACCACATTCGCCGGACGTGGCGCGATCACATCGCCGACGCCCGCCGAATGGCCTCGGCGGTGCTCTCCCTCGCCGACCCGCAGCGGCCGATGCACGTCGGCACCCTGCTCGGGAACACCCCGACCATGTTGACCGCGCTGGCCGCCGGGGCCCTCGGCGGCTACGTCACCGCCGGCATCAACAACACGCGCCGCGGCGAGGCGCTTGCCGGCGACATCGTCCGCGCCGACTGCCAGATCCTGCTGACCGACGCCGAACACCGCGATCTCCTCACCGGACTCGAGCTGCCCGGGGTCACCGTCCTCGACACCTCCGGCGAGGAATGGACGCGTCGCGCCGACGCGGCCGGCGAGTTGGTTCCGTACTCGACGCCGGGCGCGATGGACCCGTTCATGCTCATCTTCACCTCCGGAACGAGCGGTAATCCCAAGCCGGTTCGGCTGGCGCACATGCTGATTCCCTTCGCCGGCCCGCCACTGGTGGACAAATTCGGCATCACCTCCGACGACATCTGCTATCTGTCGATGCCGTTGTTCCACTCCGCCGCACTGCTCGGCGGATACAGCGTCGCCGCCTCGGCGGGCGCGGCGATCGTCCCGGCCCGCTTCTCCGCGTCGACCTTTCTCGACGACGTCCGCCGCCACGGCGTGACGTTCATGAATTACGTCGGCAAACCGCTCGCATACATCCTCGCCACCCCCGAACGCCCCGACGACGCCGACAATCCGCTGCGCGCCGCCTTCGGCAACGAGGCCACCGATCAGGACATCGCCGACTTCGCCCGGCGTTTCGATTGCAGCGTCTGGGACGGTTACGGGTCGAGCGAGCTCGCCATCATCGTCACCCGTGAACCCGGCACCCCGACCGGCTCCATCGGCAAGGGCTTTCCCGGTGTGGCCGTGTACGATCCGGCCACCACCACCGAATGCGCACGCGCACGCTTCGACGCGGGCGGCGCCCTCATCAACGCCGACGAGGCCATCGGTGAACTCGTGAACACCTCGGGCGCAGGCATGTTCACCGGGTACTACAACGACGAGGCCACCACCGGCGAACGGCTCCGCGACGGCATGTACTGGTCGGGTGACCTCGCCTACAAGGACGACAACGACTGGATCTATCTGGCCGGCCGCACCGGCGACTGGATGCGCGTCGACGGCGAGAACATGACAGCCGGCCCCATCGAGCGTGTCCTGCAACGTATCCCGGGGATCAGTCAGGTCGCCGTGTACGGGGTCCCCGACGACCGGGTCGGCGACGCGGTGATGGCGGCGATCGTGCTCGACGACGACGCGACCATCGATCCCGACGAGTTCGCCACCGCGCTCGCCGCGCAACCCGATCTCTCCCCCAAGGCCTGGCCTCGATATGTGCGAATCGCCGCGACGCTCCCGACGACGGCCACCAACAAGATCGTCAAACGGCAACTGAAGTCCGAGGGTGCGGTCCCCGGCGACGGAACGCTCTGGGTGCGCCCGGCCCGCGCGCACAGCTACCACGTATCGACCGCGACCCCGACACCGGCATGA
- a CDS encoding TIGR03857 family LLM class F420-dependent oxidoreductase, which translates to MTGAVPDTPDPAIPDPATPDPDTDRPQLTELGYYALSRHPVRPAELVDEAAHAERLGLGTAFVSERFNVKDAAVLCGALAAATTRLGLATAATNHTTRHPVVTATMAATLDEVSSGRFALGLGRGITPQWQILGLPTITGAGIEDAVGVLRRLWSGEMIVGHDGPSGSYPLLSLGITLDPPPPVLLVTMSPRTLDLAGRIADGVVLHTFLTADATRAAVIRVRTAAEAAGRDPASVRIWSVLATVPDDLDADDRSRRLYGRLATYLQGYPEVLVGANGWDTTDLDRIRSTTAFTDARGPIDASATAAQLDELAGAIPDSWVADCAVGSPRACAVAVADQFDLGVDSVILHGAAPTEIDDIVGAYRTLGRRPRRPLPANPGRGHHS; encoded by the coding sequence ATGACCGGTGCGGTTCCAGACACCCCGGACCCTGCCATCCCAGACCCTGCCACCCCGGACCCCGACACCGACCGTCCGCAGCTGACCGAGCTCGGCTACTATGCGCTGTCCCGGCATCCGGTGCGTCCGGCCGAACTCGTCGACGAGGCGGCGCATGCCGAACGTCTGGGCCTGGGAACGGCATTCGTCTCCGAGCGCTTCAACGTCAAGGACGCCGCGGTGTTGTGCGGTGCGCTCGCGGCGGCGACCACCCGCCTGGGTCTGGCCACCGCGGCGACCAATCACACCACCCGCCATCCGGTCGTCACCGCGACCATGGCCGCCACGCTCGACGAGGTGTCGTCGGGGCGGTTCGCGCTGGGGCTCGGGCGCGGGATCACGCCGCAGTGGCAGATTCTTGGCCTGCCGACGATCACCGGCGCAGGCATCGAGGACGCGGTCGGCGTCCTGCGCCGGCTGTGGTCGGGTGAGATGATCGTCGGCCACGACGGACCGTCCGGCTCGTATCCCCTGTTGTCCCTGGGCATCACACTCGATCCGCCACCGCCGGTGCTGCTGGTGACCATGTCGCCGAGGACGCTCGACCTCGCCGGGCGCATCGCCGACGGCGTTGTCCTGCACACCTTTCTCACCGCCGACGCCACCCGTGCCGCGGTCATCCGTGTGCGCACCGCGGCCGAGGCGGCCGGCCGTGACCCGGCGTCGGTACGCATCTGGTCGGTGCTGGCCACCGTCCCCGACGACCTCGACGCCGACGACCGATCACGCCGCTTGTACGGGCGTCTCGCCACCTATCTCCAGGGCTACCCGGAGGTGCTCGTCGGCGCGAACGGTTGGGACACCACCGATCTGGATCGCATCCGGTCCACCACCGCATTCACCGACGCCCGTGGACCGATCGACGCAAGCGCCACCGCGGCGCAACTCGATGAATTAGCCGGCGCCATCCCGGACTCGTGGGTGGCCGACTGTGCGGTCGGATCGCCACGGGCCTGTGCGGTCGCGGTCGCCGACCAGTTCGATCTCGGCGTCGACTCGGTGATCCTGCACGGCGCGGCGCCCACCGAGATCGACGACATCGTCGGCGCGTATCGCACGCTGGGACGCCGTCCACGACGCCCGCTGCCCGCCAATCCCGGCCGAGGACACCATTCATGA
- a CDS encoding phosphotransferase, producing the protein MTFTDIPTAVEHLTPALLTDLLADSGHHTAVRTVEATPVGTGQMAESLRLRMTFDGPTDLPSTMIAKLATGDPGQREFASGAFRNEVTFYRELAAGVTVPVPACYASALSVSCSEFVVLLEDMGAARQGDQIAGCTAGQARAVAVAAAGLHAPRWNDPALLQRFPLPTSDDRELMDSVLAPMTAQYRDRFRPGAAENELLDWLVEHAGAWLVAPTSHTALIHGDMRIDNVLFGAHGAVTVVDWQTITTGSALRDIAFLLVTSLDVEDRRAHERDIVAAYHRRLVALGVRDYTAEACWADYLGNLIQAPLIVVFGAGAARPTARGDAMFAAMAHRAAVALADLAPEMPR; encoded by the coding sequence ATGACGTTCACCGACATCCCCACCGCCGTCGAGCACCTCACGCCGGCGCTGCTCACCGATTTGTTGGCCGACTCCGGTCACCACACCGCGGTCCGTACCGTCGAGGCCACACCGGTCGGCACCGGGCAGATGGCCGAATCCTTGCGCCTCCGAATGACGTTCGACGGGCCGACAGACCTGCCGTCGACCATGATCGCCAAACTGGCGACCGGGGATCCCGGTCAACGCGAATTCGCCTCGGGTGCGTTCCGCAACGAGGTCACGTTCTATCGCGAACTGGCCGCAGGTGTCACCGTCCCCGTCCCCGCCTGCTACGCCTCGGCACTCTCGGTGAGTTGCAGCGAGTTCGTGGTGCTGCTCGAGGACATGGGTGCGGCACGACAGGGCGATCAGATCGCCGGCTGCACCGCCGGGCAGGCCCGGGCGGTGGCCGTCGCGGCCGCCGGGCTGCACGCTCCCCGATGGAACGATCCCGCTCTGCTGCAACGCTTTCCTCTGCCCACCTCCGACGACCGTGAGCTGATGGATTCTGTCCTCGCACCGATGACCGCCCAGTACCGCGACCGGTTCCGCCCGGGTGCGGCGGAGAACGAATTGCTGGACTGGCTGGTCGAGCATGCCGGCGCCTGGCTGGTCGCACCGACCTCGCACACCGCGCTCATCCACGGTGACATGCGGATCGACAACGTGCTGTTCGGGGCGCACGGCGCGGTCACCGTCGTCGACTGGCAAACCATCACCACGGGATCGGCGTTGCGTGACATCGCCTTTCTGCTCGTCACGAGCCTCGACGTTGAGGACCGGCGCGCACACGAACGTGACATCGTCGCCGCCTACCATCGGCGTCTCGTCGCACTCGGGGTGCGCGACTACACCGCCGAGGCGTGCTGGGCGGACTATCTCGGCAATCTCATCCAGGCACCGCTGATCGTGGTGTTCGGAGCCGGTGCCGCCCGCCCGACCGCCCGCGGCGACGCCATGTTCGCCGCCATGGCGCATCGCGCCGCCGTCGCACTCGCCGACCTCGCCCCGGAGATGCCCCGGTGA
- a CDS encoding NAD-dependent epimerase/dehydratase family protein, whose amino-acid sequence MSRPVTTVFGATGFLGSRVVRRLLDQANSDQTGTVHNAAVRVMVRPGSDTSMLDGLDVETVVGELDDADAVSRAMSGAARVIYSVVDTRAWIRGREPLWRTNVETLRGVLDVAARHDLERFVYTSSMCTIGRVRGRPASERDAFNWASTANAYVLSRVAGERTALDAAGRGVPVVAMCVSNTYGPGDVKPTPHGAFVAGAALGKLPFGLRGMCAETVGVDDAAEALIRASRGGRIGERYIVSADYLDLGEIVRIAADEAGVAPPRPTLPRPAMYALGAGGDLRSRITGTPQRLSVDTVRLMHCMSPMDHRRASDEFDWHPTDVEDSVRAAARYWVRRRAARGAVTR is encoded by the coding sequence GTGAGCCGGCCCGTCACTACGGTGTTCGGCGCCACCGGCTTCCTCGGGTCGCGGGTGGTCCGTCGCCTCCTGGACCAGGCGAACAGCGATCAGACGGGTACCGTGCACAACGCGGCGGTGCGTGTGATGGTGCGACCGGGCTCCGACACCTCGATGCTCGACGGCCTCGACGTCGAGACCGTCGTCGGCGAACTCGACGACGCCGACGCGGTGTCGCGAGCGATGTCGGGTGCCGCTCGAGTGATCTACTCCGTCGTCGACACCCGTGCGTGGATTCGTGGTCGGGAACCACTGTGGCGCACCAACGTCGAGACCCTGCGCGGTGTTCTCGACGTCGCGGCCCGCCACGACCTGGAGCGGTTCGTCTACACCTCGAGTATGTGCACCATCGGTCGGGTACGGGGCCGGCCGGCGTCGGAGCGCGATGCGTTCAACTGGGCCTCGACCGCGAATGCCTATGTGCTGTCGCGGGTTGCGGGCGAGCGTACGGCGCTTGACGCCGCCGGACGTGGCGTGCCGGTGGTCGCGATGTGTGTCTCCAACACCTACGGCCCCGGCGACGTCAAGCCCACCCCGCACGGCGCCTTCGTGGCCGGTGCCGCACTGGGCAAGCTGCCGTTCGGGCTGCGCGGGATGTGCGCGGAAACGGTCGGCGTCGACGACGCCGCCGAGGCACTGATCCGGGCCTCCCGCGGCGGCCGGATCGGCGAACGCTACATCGTCAGCGCCGACTACCTCGACCTCGGGGAGATCGTCCGAATCGCCGCCGACGAGGCGGGCGTCGCGCCCCCGCGACCGACGTTGCCCCGCCCGGCGATGTACGCGCTCGGCGCCGGCGGCGATCTCCGATCGCGGATCACCGGGACCCCGCAACGGTTGTCGGTGGACACGGTGCGATTGATGCACTGCATGTCGCCCATGGATCACCGGCGGGCGAGCGACGAATTCGATTGGCACCCCACCGATGTCGAGGACTCCGTGCGGGCCGCGGCCCGCTATTGGGTACGGCGTCGAGCCGCTCGAGGCGCGGTCACACGCTGA
- a CDS encoding oxygenase MpaB family protein, producing MTVVAPQELEPPRRFRASPDRGRRIGRPLRAYWRLREPTAEEMSLLGRRLMMRDEPAAALVAAMRLPREHPDRVSMRAVHRALQDGVPDDAPTALREFFTRAEATPSWVDPELVEYGAQVFRRFGRNANDVLLALSLIGGYRFGGPVDLLAETGGLSRSTATRRLGETQTWAIAVGAPGGMARDGDGWKLTVHVRLMHALVNDAFEKNGRWDATQWGLPINQTDLASTLNLFSGALMMGVRSLGVPVDAEQSRAIMHLWKYVGWLVGVDEDWLFDHERDQHQLSYAILLCQTGVTEAGGELSRALVDAQSELHYRHAPDLAARYTRERLLSMLEGFLGPRGMRDLGLPQRLPWAFGAAWVRNTVGYRVLGRTPVADSYLEWRGRRAHELATYRHFGSDDADIGALPV from the coding sequence ATGACCGTTGTGGCGCCGCAGGAACTCGAACCACCCCGCCGATTCCGGGCGTCACCCGACCGTGGCCGGCGGATCGGTCGACCGCTGCGTGCGTACTGGCGTCTGCGTGAGCCGACGGCCGAGGAGATGTCGCTGCTCGGCCGGCGGCTGATGATGCGCGACGAACCGGCGGCAGCGCTGGTCGCGGCGATGCGCCTACCTCGGGAGCATCCCGACCGTGTCTCGATGCGCGCGGTCCACCGAGCCCTGCAGGACGGTGTCCCCGACGACGCGCCCACCGCGTTGCGCGAGTTCTTCACCCGCGCCGAGGCCACGCCGTCGTGGGTCGATCCGGAACTCGTCGAGTATGGCGCGCAGGTCTTCCGGCGGTTCGGACGCAACGCCAACGACGTCCTGCTCGCCCTGTCCCTGATCGGCGGCTATCGGTTCGGCGGGCCGGTCGACCTGCTCGCCGAGACCGGCGGACTGTCCCGCAGTACCGCGACACGTCGACTCGGGGAGACCCAGACGTGGGCGATCGCGGTGGGCGCACCCGGCGGCATGGCCCGCGACGGCGACGGCTGGAAGCTCACCGTGCACGTGCGGCTGATGCATGCGCTGGTCAACGACGCCTTCGAGAAGAACGGCCGCTGGGATGCCACGCAGTGGGGGCTGCCGATCAATCAGACCGATCTCGCCTCCACACTCAACCTGTTCAGTGGTGCGCTCATGATGGGCGTGCGATCCCTCGGCGTGCCCGTCGACGCCGAGCAGTCACGCGCGATCATGCACCTGTGGAAGTACGTGGGCTGGCTCGTCGGCGTCGACGAGGACTGGCTGTTCGACCACGAACGCGATCAGCATCAGCTCAGTTACGCGATCCTGTTGTGCCAGACCGGGGTCACCGAAGCGGGAGGTGAGCTGTCCCGGGCATTGGTCGACGCTCAGTCCGAGCTGCATTACCGCCACGCACCCGACCTCGCCGCGCGCTACACGCGGGAACGGTTGCTGAGCATGCTCGAAGGATTCCTCGGACCCCGCGGTATGCGGGATCTCGGCCTGCCGCAACGCCTTCCGTGGGCATTCGGCGCGGCATGGGTGCGCAACACGGTCGGCTATCGGGTGCTCGGCAGGACCCCGGTGGCCGACAGTTACCTCGAATGGCGCGGACGCCGGGCCCATGAACTCGCGACCTACCGGCACTTCGGCTCCGACGACGCCGACATCGGTGCACTGCCCGTGTGA
- a CDS encoding SDR family NAD(P)-dependent oxidoreductase, which translates to MVELDLAGRVAMLAGATRGIGLSVAYALAGRGVSLVINGRDDEAVAATVDEIIGGGGQAVGVCGPAGQAGVVEKMADAALSGFGALDIAINCAGIAEPPGSTVLTITEDQFRQQIDAHLMSAFHLTSIAGRVFAEQQSGSIVLTGSAASLGTFGGSGYPAAKGGVNALALAAAGDLRELGVRVNVVMPGAKSRLSSGPEYVRHIESLHERGILDEFTRDAALDPAPPEYVAPLYTFLASAAASEITGQIFSAAGGFIGRYDPQQPTFVAYRDHGATAPYDMSELADLLT; encoded by the coding sequence ATGGTCGAGCTCGATCTGGCCGGCCGGGTCGCGATGCTCGCCGGCGCCACCCGGGGCATCGGACTCTCGGTGGCATACGCGCTCGCCGGGCGTGGGGTCTCGCTGGTGATCAACGGTCGCGACGACGAGGCCGTTGCCGCGACCGTGGACGAGATCATCGGCGGTGGTGGGCAGGCGGTGGGGGTGTGCGGGCCGGCCGGGCAGGCGGGCGTCGTGGAGAAGATGGCCGACGCCGCGCTGTCCGGGTTCGGTGCGCTCGACATCGCGATCAACTGTGCCGGGATCGCCGAGCCACCGGGCTCGACGGTCCTGACGATCACCGAGGACCAGTTCCGCCAGCAGATCGACGCACACCTGATGAGTGCGTTTCACCTCACCTCGATCGCCGGGCGGGTGTTCGCCGAGCAGCAGTCGGGGTCGATCGTGTTGACCGGCTCGGCCGCCTCGCTCGGAACCTTCGGTGGCAGTGGATATCCCGCTGCCAAAGGAGGAGTGAACGCTTTGGCGCTCGCCGCGGCCGGTGATCTGCGTGAGCTCGGTGTGCGCGTCAACGTCGTGATGCCGGGGGCCAAGTCACGGTTGTCGTCGGGACCGGAGTACGTGCGGCACATCGAAAGCCTGCATGAGCGGGGCATTCTCGACGAGTTCACCCGCGATGCCGCTCTCGATCCGGCTCCGCCGGAGTATGTCGCACCGCTCTACACCTTTCTCGCCAGTGCGGCGGCATCGGAGATCACCGGTCAGATATTCAGCGCCGCAGGTGGTTTCATCGGACGCTATGATCCGCAGCAACCCACCTTCGTCGCATATCGGGACCACGGCGCCACCGCACCCTATGACATGAGTGAGCTTGCCGATCTGCTGACCTGA
- a CDS encoding nuclear transport factor 2 family protein: MPFDRAELDEMKQRWLQANIDAEAAGDWKPLADFYTEDATYGWNYGPDKDFMAVGRDEIREIALGQEMEGLEGWTYPYQEWVIDDQTGSMIGLWKQIYSGTRDDGTHYALEGIQGSWFKYAGNFQFSWQRDFFDYGNVSALFIEMLKNNAMSDGMLKRIEKATGDQPGWYPFGKAPVPFW; encoded by the coding sequence ATGCCTTTCGATCGTGCCGAACTGGACGAGATGAAGCAGCGCTGGCTGCAGGCCAACATCGACGCCGAGGCAGCCGGCGACTGGAAACCGTTGGCGGATTTCTACACCGAGGACGCCACCTACGGCTGGAACTACGGCCCCGACAAGGATTTCATGGCGGTCGGACGCGACGAGATCCGTGAGATCGCGCTCGGGCAGGAGATGGAAGGCCTCGAGGGCTGGACCTACCCGTATCAGGAATGGGTGATCGACGATCAGACCGGCTCGATGATCGGACTGTGGAAGCAGATCTATTCCGGCACCCGCGACGACGGCACCCACTATGCGCTCGAAGGCATCCAGGGGAGCTGGTTCAAATATGCCGGGAACTTCCAGTTCTCCTGGCAGCGTGACTTCTTCGACTACGGCAACGTCTCCGCCCTGTTCATCGAGATGCTGAAGAACAATGCGATGAGCGACGGCATGCTCAAACGGATCGAGAAGGCCACCGGCGATCAGCCTGGCTGGTATCCGTTCGGCAAGGCGCCGGTGCCCTTCTGGTGA
- a CDS encoding ferredoxin has product MRIEIDLDLCQGHGMCEMEAPEVFVAHRDHAEILDKEPDESLREQVLAAVQYCPTQALRIIDDDNE; this is encoded by the coding sequence ATGCGCATCGAGATCGATCTCGACCTGTGCCAGGGCCACGGGATGTGCGAGATGGAGGCCCCGGAGGTCTTCGTCGCGCACCGCGATCACGCCGAGATCCTCGACAAGGAGCCCGACGAGAGCCTGCGCGAGCAAGTTCTCGCCGCCGTGCAGTACTGCCCGACCCAAGCTTTGAGAATCATCGACGACGACAACGAATGA